TTTTTATCGGAAAAAGAAACCCTTAAAATCGGGTGGAAACCCCGTAAAATTACATTACGCTTGAATGCTTTGAACCAATTCAACGACTTGTTCAGCCGTTTGCATATCCAGAGCTTTAGCAGCCAGTTCCTGCATATCCGCACGGGACAGCTTCGTGATCTGACTACGAGCTGGCAGAATGGATGTTGCGCTCATGCTGAACTCATCCAATCCAAGGCCGAGCAGCAATGGAATTGCTGTTTCGTCTCCTGCCATCTCACCGCACATGCCAACCCATTTGCCTTCACGATGTGCTGCATCGATAACCATTTTAACCAAACGCAAAATGGCTGGGTTGTAAGGTTGGTACAGATAAGCTACACGTTCGTTCATACGGTCTGCTGCCATTGTGTATTGAATCAGATCGTTCGTTCCGATACTGAAGAAATCCACCTCTTTGGCAAACTGATCCGCCAGAACTGCAGTCGAAGGAATTTCGACCATGATTCCGAGTTGAATGCTGTCAGAAACAGCAATACCCTCAGCAACCAGCTTCTCTTTCTCTTCGAGCAAGACAGCTTTTGCTTCACGGAATTCACCCAGTGTTGCGATCATTGGGAACATGACACGCAGGTTTCCATGTACGCTTGCACGCAGCAATGCACGCAATTGTGTACGGAAGATATCCAGACGGTCCAGACACAGACGAACTGCGCGGAAGCCGAGGAATGGATTCATTTCTTTTGGCAGATCCAGGTATGGAAGCTCTTTGTCTCCACCGATGTCGAGTGTACGAACAACAACAGGTTTGCCTTCCATTTTTTCCAGTACCGCTTTGTAAGCATTATACTGAATGTCTTCGGAAGGAAGCTTGTCTCTGCCCATGTACAGGAACTCGGTACGGTACAGGCCTACTGCCTCGCCGCCATTCTCCAGAACACCCGTTACATCATTTGGTGTACCAATGTTGGCTGCAAGTTCAACATGAACGTTGTCCACAGTTACCGTTGGCTCATCACGCAGTTTTCTCCACTCTGCACGTTGTGCATCATACTGTTCCTGTTTGGCACGGTATTCAGCAATAACTTCATCAGTAGGGTTAACCAGCACGTGACCATCCAGACCGTCAACAATGATCATATCGCCTTGTTTCGCTTGAGCCAAGATGTCCTTGGTTCCAACGACAGCTGGAATCTCAAGAGAGCGAGCCATGATCGCTGAGTGAGAAGTACGTCCACCAATGTTGGTTGCGAAACCTTTAACAAATTGGCGATTCAATTGAGCCGTATCGGAAGGCGTCAGATCCTCCGCAAGCACGATCACTTCTTCATTGATCTCAGCCGGACTCATGAAGTCGATACCAAGCAAGTGATTTAGCACACGTTTGGTAACGTCACGCATATCTGCTGCACGTTCCTGCAGGTATGCACTCTTCATGTTCTCAAACATGGAGATAAATTGCGATGCCGTTTCGTTCAAAGCAAATTCTGCATTGATCATGTCATCTGCAATTCTAGCTTTAACCGGATCAATCAGTTCCGGGTCATTCAGAATGAGCAAATGCGAAGCAAAAATCTCAGCTTTTTTCTCGCCAAGCTCTTGTAAAGTACGCTCTTTGATCGCCTCAAGCTCAGCCTGGGATTTACCCAGAGCTGAGTCGAGTTTTGCGATCTCTGCGTCAACGTCGTTAATTTGGCGTTTTTCTACAGAGTAGTCAGGATGCTCCAAGATAAACGCCTTGGCGATAGCAATACCCGCCGAAGCCGCGATCCCGGAGACATTAAGCATTAATTTCGCCCAACCCTTCGTTAACCATAACGTCAGTCAAAGCTTGAAGAGCTTCAGCTTCGCCTTCGCCTTCAACGATAATGCTGATGGTGTCGCCTTGTTCCAATCCGAGGGAAAGAACACCCAGAATGGATTTCAACGTTACTTTTTTACCGTTTGCTTCTGCAAAGGATTCTGCACCTTTGAATTTGTTTGCTGTATTAACCAGGGCTGTCGCCGGACGTGCGTGGATACCATCTTCGTCTGTAATTCTGAATGTTTGTTGCATTACAATCATCTCACTTTCAGTAATTTGGTTTTGGCATTGCATATATTTACACTAGCTTGCCATCGTCGTAACACTTCTTATTTTATCTCAATGATTGGCTGATCGCCAACTTTCAGCACTCCACTCTTCTTCAGGGTTACCGTGGAGCCCTCTGGCAGGTTGGTGAAAATAACTGGCGAAATGATGGATGGAGCGTTTGCTTTCACATACTCCAGATCCACTTCCATAATCGGCTGACCAGCCGATACCAGATCACCTTCCTGTACCAGTACGTTAAAGCCTTGACCCTTCAGCTTCACCGTATTGACACCTATATGAACAAGCACTTCCTTGCCTCCGTCGGACATGATGCCCACGGCATGTTTGCTTGGAAATACATTAAACACTTTACCATACACAGGAGAAGTTATTGTACCATCATGTGGCAAAATTGCGAATCCATCACCTGTCATTTTCTCAGCAAAGACTGGATCAGGTACATTCGTAATGTCCATCAACTCACCATTGACTGGCATGACGATGTCCTCAGCAACAATACGCTCGCCTTGTTCACCTTGTGCCTTCTCCTCTTCTGGAGTTGGTTTGGCTGCTACTGGCGTTGGTGCTGGTGTTCGTCCTGCAATAATATCCTGCATTTGAGATTTAATCGTGTCGGAACGTGTTCCGAAGATGGCTTGAACATTATTACCCACTTCAAGCACACCGGATGCACCCAATTGTTTCAAACGATCTTTTTTCACATTGGATTTCTCATTGACTTCAATCCGCAAACGAGTAATACAAGCGTCCAGATGTTTGATATTTTCCTTGCCACCGAAAGCTTCGAGAATGTTATGGGGCAGGTCATCCGTTGAACCTGAGCCTCCGCCAGATTCAGTTTCAGGTGTTGCATCTTCACGTCCTGGTGTTTTGAGATTGAATTTGCGGATGATAAACCGGAAACCGAAGTAATAGATTACCGCAAGAATCAATCCGACAATAATTACGTCCCACCATGGTGTACGGTTTGGAATAATACCAAAGATCAGGAAGTCAATGAACCCACCGGAGAAGGTCATACCGATCTTCACACCCAGAATTTGCATGGTCATGAAAGACAAACCTGCAAAGATACAGTGTACTGCAAACAGGATTGGTGCTACAAACAGGAACGAGAATTCAAGTGGTTCTGTGATACCTGTCAGGAATGAGGTCAGCGCAGCTGAACCCATGATACCTGCAACATACTTTTTGTGTTCCGGTCTTGCTTCATGGTACATCGCAAGAGCGGCCGCTGGCAAACCAAACATCATGAACGGGAATTTACCAACTTGGAATGTTCCCGCTGTGAGGTTAACACCATCACGCAATTGATTGAAGAAGATTTGTTGGTCACCACGAATGACATCTCCAGCTTTGTTCACATACTCACCGAACTCAAACCAGAATGGGGAGTAGAAAATGTGGTGAAGACCAAACGGAATTAATGACCGTTCCACGACACCGAAGATAAATGCCGACAACGTCGGGCTTGTATCGACCATGAAG
The window above is part of the Paenibacillus sp. 1781tsa1 genome. Proteins encoded here:
- the ptsP gene encoding phosphoenolpyruvate--protein phosphotransferase — translated: MLNVSGIAASAGIAIAKAFILEHPDYSVEKRQINDVDAEIAKLDSALGKSQAELEAIKERTLQELGEKKAEIFASHLLILNDPELIDPVKARIADDMINAEFALNETASQFISMFENMKSAYLQERAADMRDVTKRVLNHLLGIDFMSPAEINEEVIVLAEDLTPSDTAQLNRQFVKGFATNIGGRTSHSAIMARSLEIPAVVGTKDILAQAKQGDMIIVDGLDGHVLVNPTDEVIAEYRAKQEQYDAQRAEWRKLRDEPTVTVDNVHVELAANIGTPNDVTGVLENGGEAVGLYRTEFLYMGRDKLPSEDIQYNAYKAVLEKMEGKPVVVRTLDIGGDKELPYLDLPKEMNPFLGFRAVRLCLDRLDIFRTQLRALLRASVHGNLRVMFPMIATLGEFREAKAVLLEEKEKLVAEGIAVSDSIQLGIMVEIPSTAVLADQFAKEVDFFSIGTNDLIQYTMAADRMNERVAYLYQPYNPAILRLVKMVIDAAHREGKWVGMCGEMAGDETAIPLLLGLGLDEFSMSATSILPARSQITKLSRADMQELAAKALDMQTAEQVVELVQSIQA
- a CDS encoding HPr family phosphocarrier protein; translated protein: MQQTFRITDEDGIHARPATALVNTANKFKGAESFAEANGKKVTLKSILGVLSLGLEQGDTISIIVEGEGEAEALQALTDVMVNEGLGEINA
- the ptsG gene encoding glucose-specific PTS transporter subunit IIBC gives rise to the protein MFKKLFGVLQRVGKALMLPVAILPAAGLLLGIGNMLVNPDFLQYVTALDTPWVNSIATIMMNAGQIVFDNLALLFAVGVAVGLAGGEGVAGLAAIIGYLVMNVTLGTAVGVTPAMIGEVPGYASILGIPTLSTGVFGGIIIGIAAALCYNRFFKIELPSYLGFFAGKRFVPIVTSVVSLLLGLVLVIIWPPIQNGLNAVSHFMVDTSPTLSAFIFGVVERSLIPFGLHHIFYSPFWFEFGEYVNKAGDVIRGDQQIFFNQLRDGVNLTAGTFQVGKFPFMMFGLPAAALAMYHEARPEHKKYVAGIMGSAALTSFLTGITEPLEFSFLFVAPILFAVHCIFAGLSFMTMQILGVKIGMTFSGGFIDFLIFGIIPNRTPWWDVIIVGLILAVIYYFGFRFIIRKFNLKTPGREDATPETESGGGSGSTDDLPHNILEAFGGKENIKHLDACITRLRIEVNEKSNVKKDRLKQLGASGVLEVGNNVQAIFGTRSDTIKSQMQDIIAGRTPAPTPVAAKPTPEEEKAQGEQGERIVAEDIVMPVNGELMDITNVPDPVFAEKMTGDGFAILPHDGTITSPVYGKVFNVFPSKHAVGIMSDGGKEVLVHIGVNTVKLKGQGFNVLVQEGDLVSAGQPIMEVDLEYVKANAPSIISPVIFTNLPEGSTVTLKKSGVLKVGDQPIIEIK